Proteins encoded by one window of Burkholderia plantarii:
- a CDS encoding TonB family protein gives MIRHAKHFALPLVLAQLAGCATFQSHDNTLSCSIPVAAYPSDARPLDRQLTVLVRALISAEGEPGNVTVTTSSRNAAADRAAVAAMSRAHCTQHAADGSRPAPFTLTQPFVFEPAGAPGK, from the coding sequence ATGATTCGCCACGCGAAGCATTTCGCCTTGCCGCTCGTGCTTGCGCAGCTTGCCGGCTGCGCGACCTTCCAGTCGCACGACAACACGCTGTCATGCTCGATTCCGGTGGCCGCGTACCCATCCGACGCGCGTCCGCTCGACCGTCAACTGACGGTGCTCGTGCGCGCGCTGATCAGCGCCGAGGGCGAACCCGGGAACGTGACGGTCACCACCAGCAGCCGCAACGCGGCGGCGGACCGGGCCGCCGTGGCGGCGATGTCGCGCGCGCACTGCACGCAGCACGCCGCGGACGGCAGCCGGCCCGCGCCGTTCACGCTGACGCAGCCGTTCGTGTTCGAGCCGGCCGGCGCGCCGGGCAAATGA
- a CDS encoding DUF2501 domain-containing protein, translating into MKLRTGRAVAAGVMIGLSLPATLAWAQFGDMLKQAGGAATQNSGGLAGNLGGLGGVMGGGSSLMPGSLGNAAGVLQFCIQNQFLAGGGASSVKDALVGKLGGNPGADAGFTSGSSGILDAGNGKTLDLSGGGIKQQLTKQICDKVLTQAKSML; encoded by the coding sequence ATGAAACTTCGCACTGGCCGGGCCGTTGCCGCCGGCGTCATGATCGGTCTGTCGTTGCCCGCCACGCTGGCCTGGGCCCAGTTCGGCGACATGCTCAAGCAGGCCGGCGGCGCGGCCACGCAGAATTCGGGCGGGCTCGCCGGCAATCTCGGCGGCCTCGGCGGCGTGATGGGCGGCGGCTCGTCGCTGATGCCGGGCAGCCTCGGCAACGCGGCCGGCGTGCTGCAGTTCTGCATCCAGAACCAGTTCCTCGCCGGCGGCGGCGCGAGTTCCGTGAAGGACGCGCTGGTCGGCAAGCTCGGCGGCAATCCGGGTGCCGATGCCGGGTTCACGAGCGGCAGCAGCGGCATCCTCGACGCCGGCAACGGCAAGACGCTCGACCTGAGCGGCGGCGGCATCAAGCAGCAACTCACGAAGCAGATTTGCGACAAGGTGCTGACGCAGGCGAAGTCGATGCTGTAA